The nucleotide sequence GTTAAAGCCGATGACGAAATCCCGCTGAACCCGCAGGCCTTTATCAAGGTCTTCCCGACCACCCACCGCATCGAGTCCTACGGCTACACTCTGTTTGAAGTTCACAAGAAACTGAAAAAAGAATATCTGGGCTTGAAACAGGACGAGATCGTGGACCTGCGCCGTCAGGGTCTTGAGGTCAACGAAACCACCAACATCCCGGTGGTCAGCTTTACCGGTGACACCCAGATCGAATTTTTGGATTCCCGCCCCTGGGTTCGCCAAAGCAAAGTCCTGATCATGGAATCAACTTATCTGGACGACAAAAAGTCCGTCGAGCACGCCAGAACCTGGGGTCACACCCATATTGACGAAATCATCCCGCGCCTTAAAGACATCGAGAGCGAAAAAATCGTTATTATTCATGCATCCAGCAGATATTCAGACAAAGAGGCTTTACGCCTGCTTCAAGAAAAAATCCCGGCAGAATACCGGGATCGTGTCGAACTGTTTCCAGGTCGTTAACTAGAACAAGTCACCCAGATCAAGCCACAGCTTGCGGGTTTTCAACTTCTTGCTGCGGAAGTGCTCCACCCACTCAGAAGACGTGCGCTTTTGCCAGTTGCTGGCCAAGTTTGCAGTGAAAATCAGCGGGCTGTAACCCTGCCCCACGATATCGCGCGGAGCACGCAAAGCCGTCAGCATTTCCGGGCCATAGAACCCGATCACTGGGAACAAGCGGTCTCTTTCACCCAGCTCGCCGATGATCAATGCACCATGAACCTGCCCCAGGACAGTACGACTCAACGGACTGGAAACCTCCGCAGGGCCCGGGCCACCGGCAGCACCCACGACAACAAGACCCGAATCGGCTTTCTTATTCAGAAATTCGACCAGTTCTTTGTTGGCTTCGTTGGCTCTCATGTTGAAATCAAAGAAAACAAAAGCGGCGTTGTCCGGCAGGGATTCCACACGATCTTGCAGGGAAGCCATGTCGACTTCGCCTTCTTTAGTATAAGGAGTGTAATTCAGAATCTCGCAGGATTTGCAGGACTTCACAAAGTCAGCAAATACAGGCTTAATCTTCAATTCGAAATCTTCAGCCTTATTCTGACCGAAATAGATCACCGTGGTTTTAGAGGACGGCAAAGCAGCCTGAGCCCATGTTGCCCCGCAGGAGGCAAGGACCAGAAGACTTCCCGTCAGGAATTTTTTAAGACTTTTGATGTCCAGAGATATGTTGCTTAATGCCATAAAGTGAGTGTGCCCTCCCCCTTGCTTTGCTGTCGACTTTTTTAATAATTTAATGAACAATTGCGACATATGGAGTCATGGAGCCAAGTTCAAATTTTTCACTCAGGTGACGACTTTTTTTTAAGTCTCTCCCAAGATATAAGACAGGCTCGTCGTAGCGTCACTATTGAATCGTACATCTTTGCTGAAGATAAGCTGACCAAGGCCATTTTGCAGGAATTGACAAACGCGCGCGAGCGCGGCTGCACCGTTAAAATCGTTGTCGATGGTTTTGGTTCCTACACCACAATCCCTTATCTGGACCGCTTTTGCACGGACAACGGCCTGGAGCTTCGGGTTTTTCATCCGCTGCCGTATCCGCTGATTTGGGCACATCAGTTTGTACTGAAATATTCCTGGCGCGGGTCTTTGCTTTTCAAACGCCTGAATCGCCGCACCCACCGCAAGATTGCGATCGTCGATGAAAAACGCGCCTATCTGGGCAGCATGAATTTCACCCAGGAACATTGCGCAAGCTTCGTCGGCGACAAAGCCTGGCGGGATACCGGCGTTTGGGTCGAAGGCGAACCGGTGAAGCGCCTGGTTTTGGCTTTTCAAATTTCATATTTGCGCACCTTTATGAAAGGCCTTTTGACGTGGGTCGGACGCTGGCGCATCAATGAAGATATCGCCCACAGTGTGCTTCGATTAAACACCACCCAGCGCACGCGCAAAAAACTTTATCGCGACCTGCTTCGCCGGATCAGCCATGCTGAAAACCGCATTTACCTGACCACGGCCTATTTCCTGCCACGACGATCCCTGCTGCGTGCTTTACTGAAGGCCGCGCACCGAGGGGTCGATGTGCAGCTGCTGATTCCCGGAAAGTCTGACGTCCCGATGGTTAAATGGGCGGCATTCTATATCGTCCGCCTGCTGATCCAGCGCCAGATCCCGATTTTTGAGTATCAAAAATCCATTCTGCACGCCAAAACGATGATCATCGACAACGAAGCGTTTGTGGGCTCATTCAACCTGAATCATCGCAGTATCCTGCATGATCTTGAGGTCGAAGTGATTCTGAAAGACCCGGCGCTTTTACAAAACATGCTGGAGCAATGGCATATGGACATCGAAAATTCCAAACCTGCCTCAGAAAAGGATTTTGCCACTCCTTCATGGCTGACCAGAATCCTGTACAAGATCGCCTTCCGATTGCGTTATATGCTCTAGTTTTTTGTTTTGACCTAAGGACCGTTTATTAGGGACCATAGAGGTATGAATTCATACGTCAAAGTCGCGATCACCGGAGGCCCTTCAGGGGGAAAAACCACACTTATCGAAGCTCTGAAAAAAGAGCTGGGCCAGCGCTGTGCCATCGTGCCGGAAGCGGCCAGTATTTTGTATCGCGGAGGTTTCCCCCGTTACAAAGATCCACAGACTGTCGTGCATGCACAAAAAGCGATCTATGCAACTCAGTTCGAACTGGAAGCGATGATTTCTTACGTCAGCCAAAAAAGCCTGATCGTCTGTGACCGTGGGTCTTTGGACAGTGCTGCTTACTGGCCGACATCTTTGGGAAGTGATTTTTTCACCAGCATGAACACCACCAAAGAAAAAGAACTTGCCCGTTATGACTGGGTTATCCATCTGGATACTGCGGCGGCTGATGACTATGACGGTTCAAATCCCATCCGCACCGAAACCTATCAGGAAGCCTGGGACCTGAATGATCGCATTAAAAACGCCTGGGACGGACATCCCCGCCGCGTGGTGATCACTCACAACGCCGACTTCCTTTCCAAGATGACAACTTCCTTAGCTGTGATCAAAGCGATCATGGCCCATAAAAGCGCTGAAGAAATCAAGAAGGAGCTACTGTAATGAAATCCGCCCTGCTTGCATTGTTAAGTCTTTCAATTGCCCTTCCGGTGGCGGCACAAACCCGCACAAGCCGCCTGAAGCCCATGTATTTTCAGGCCGACAAAAACAATCTGCAGGTTCTGCCTCAGCGCTTTGAATACACCTTGATGGATGAAAACCGCCTGAAGGTCGGCGACATCCTGATTGATACAACCGAAGTCACTTTTCAGGTGGAACCATCTCCGTCTAAAAAAGGCTCTTACCGTATTCGCTTCTCTTGGCCCGCAGGATTAATCAAGGATGGCGAGCTGGCGGTAAAAAATAATTCCGGCAAAGCCATCTTTAACGCCGTTCTGGACAAGAACAACGTCAAAGTCACCACCGACACCCTGCCTGCCGAAGAAGGAGACCTTCGTTCGGAAAAAGCAGAATTCGTGGTGGAGGAAATCGAAAACAATCTTGTCGACGACATGAAGTATCTGCCGTTCATGACGTTCTGTATTTACCGTGAAAGTGAAGAGACTCGTTTGTATCTTTGCTCGAACGAACTTTACCTCAGTTCACAGCAAGGCCAGATGGCGGTGAAAGCCCGCACCAGCACCAAGAAAGCTTCACAAATTGAAATCAATGGCAAGGTCGTGGGCAATCAGGGGATCATCTATCTGAATGATCGCAGCGAAAACGTGGCGTTTAAAGCGGCCACCCGATCTGGAGCCTTCCTGGAAATTGAAACCCGTAAAAAAGACGTGGACTTCAAAGACGTGGTTGTTTCTGATGATGGTGAAAATCTGATTCTGACCGCTTCCGGTGCCGAACCCGTGGATGCCAAGAAAGTGAAAAAGCTTTCTGCGACCGACTGGCAGATCTCTTTGCCAAAATCCCGACCGGTTTTATATTTGAAAGGCGATGGCGACATCCCAATGCGCCAGGAATTCTATATCCGTGGTCAGTTGCCACGTGAAAAGAACCGTCCTTATCTTTCCAACCGTTCGGCCGTGCGCACTTACTCTTCGTCCCTGAGCTTTGCAGGGGTGGCACCAGAAGGTGTCACGGTGAAAGTACTTGATTCCGACAAGGCCGCAAAATTGGAAGGCACTAAGAAGAATCAATTTGCTTGGACCATTGATGACATCCCAGCCGGGGTTGAAAACCGCCGCTATCTTTCTGTGACTGCCGACAGCCACACGTTTGTTGCCGGCAATGACGTCTTCCGTGGTCAGCCTTTCGGTTTGGGCTTGGGGGCTCGATATCAAACTCCGTCTGGTATTGCCTTTGGCACTATTGAGTTCCAGTGGTGGATTGAAAACTTCCTATGGATGAATTCAGACTGGTCAAGGTTCCACTGGGGCTTGTCCATCGAGCGCCAGCAGCATTTGACTGAAAACGACGATACCGCCAAGGTCGATCTGACGACAGTGGAATTGATGTGGCGTGCTCAGGAAGGTTTTAACCTGGTTGATGCCACTTGGGGCCTTACGGTGCCGCTGCAAATGGTGGCGGGTGAAAGCTCCAGTGCCACAGCATACGGGCTGGGGGCTTATATCATCAAAAAGCCGGGCCGCTGGTTGCGACCATTCATGGACTGGTCTGAATACAAGGTGCAATACTATGCAGGTTCTTCCGGAAGCGATTTCAAAGTGAAGTCCGCTTACAATCTGAAGGCGCAGGCTTATTTGCAGTTCGCGAACCAGTGGTTCTGGCGCTATGGCGTGGATGTTTCGGATTATAAGTTCGACCCATCTGCCGGCAAGGAAGACATGCAAATCGGCCTGTCGACAAGTCTTTACTGGAAGTTTTAGTTTCTGACGAAGGACCTTATGAAAAGCACACTTTTGATTTTTACAGTTTTGCTTTCATGCTCATCGGCCTTTGCCGAAGGTCCTTCGCGCGTTTTGCTGTTGGGCGATTCCCACGCTTACGGCCGCTATGGTTCGGTGCTGGATGCGCACTTTAGAAAGGGCGACACTCAGGTCACATCTTTATCCAGCTGTGGCTCGTCCCCGTCCACGTGGACAACCAGTTCTGAAAACTTTAAAAGCACCAACTGTGGTTTTTGGAAAAAGAACGCCAAAGGACAAGAAACCCGCGTGACCAGTCACCGCCTGCCCTCGTTCGGCGAAGAACTTGCCGCTACGAAACCCGATCTGACCGTGATCACACTGGGAACGAATTTCCTGGCAAGCCCTGGCAACATCAAAAGCGAAAAAGCCCACGTTGAAAAGATGATGAAGCAGATCCATGCCGCGGGTTCTGCGTGCATCTGGGTGGGGCCTCCAGATCTGAAAAAAGATCCTTTCAAAAAGAATCTTGAACTGGGTGTGAAGGAACTGAAATCCTGGGCTGACGCCAACAACTGTCAGTTCATTGATTCCACCAAGTTGACGAAATATCCCGGTGGCAAATCCGACGGCATTCATTATGGCCCGAAAGACTCGGCCACCTGGGGCGAATCGGTGGTGAAAGAAATCAGTAAATTGAAGGTCCATCCCCCAGCCAAAGCTGCTGCCCCTAAAGGCGCGGAAGCTCAGAAAAAGACCGGGACCAAGTAAAGGTCCCTTTCGTCCGAATTCCCAGAATTCAGAATCCACAACCGGACAATCCGGACGCTAGATCGATTTTAAGCGGTTTATAGCCCATAAACCTGCCGGCACGGAACACGCAATACCTCCTCGCAACAACACTTTCCTGAGGAGGAAAACATGAAATCCAAAGCTATCTTTTTCGCATTTATCGGTCTTTTGCTGGCTTCCAACGCTCAGGCTGCTGACTTGGAGCTGATCAACAAGCCTGAACAAAGCCAAAAGCTTGCTGCCAACTCTTGGAGCCAAGCTGATGCCCACGACAACAAACGCCTGGAACAAAAAGAATCAGAAGAGATTCCAGACGATCGCAAGGAAAAGTTCTATTCCCCGCGCGAACACGCTTGGTTCTAATGAAATCCGCTAAGTTCTTCCCCCTGCCACCGGCGGATATTCATTTCGGTCATTCTGGTATCTCTGTTCGAAAGCAAGACGCACGACACGCTAAAATTGTTTTTGAAAAAGTACAGGCACAAAAAGAAAGACTGCAAGAGTTCCTAAGTTGGCCGGTACAGATTAACAGCCTAAAGGACCAAACGAACTTTTCACAGAAAGCCGACATGCTGTGGGCTGCTGGACAGGCTTATCATTTTCAGATTTTTAAGGACGAAGAATTCGCAGGAGCTATATCCATCCATTCACTGAACTACCTAGCCCGCAGTTTTGAATTCGGATACTGGGTGGATTCAGAGTCAGAAGGTAAAGGTTTGGTAAAAGAAAGCCTCCAAATTCTGATGATGGCCATGGCGGACAGAGGTTGGAAGCAAGTCAAAATCAGAACCACCCATCGAAACATACGGTCGCAAAAGGTAGCAGAAAAGATCGGAATGACCCCTGACTCGCAAACCGAACACTTTAAAACTTATAGCAAAGCATTGAACCCGCGGTCCTAGGAGAAAATATGAAATCCAAATCTATTCTTTACGCTCTTATAAGTCTTACGCTGGCCGCATGCGCCCCAACGACTGAAGAACTGGCTGATATCAAAAAATCTTACTCTGGTCCCAAGGTTGGGATTTCAGGCCTGGTCGTCGTTCGACATGCAGCCGTCAATCGAAGATCTCCGGATCTGCCCAAGCAGATTTCAGTGGAATTTGAACGTGAATCAAGCCCGGGAAATCACCTCATACTGACAGGGTCCCTAGTCCACCTTCGAAACTTTAGCGCAAACGAAGGCATCGTGTCCTTCGGCTGCAATGAAGACACCGACATCACACAGCTGCCAGCCAAGTTGACCGTGGACACCCTGAAAATTTGTGGCAAGCACAAGATCGAACATACAAGCGTTGTCATTAACGCGAAAACCGTCATTATGGATAATACCACGTTGGAGTTCATTCCCCATAAAACCCTGCAACTTGAAGAACAGATTGAATTCATTTCTGATGAGTTCTTAATTGAGGGGGAAAATAATATCACGATTCAAGGAGCTGCCACCGCCGGAGGCCGCGAATTGGCGCCGACGTTGTACTTGGATACTGGACCTGTCAGAGGCGCGGGACATTTGAAAGTGTATTCCAAAGCGAGCATTTACACGGTGAAGCTCTAATTTTTTTGGCTTACTATTGCCCCGCTTGAAGCATCGCGGATTCACCCAGATTGCTTTCATGCTGATGTTTTACGTTCGCCCAGATCTTCTGACTGACGGGGCCAGGAAGAAGGCTGTTGATACTGGATTCCGCGGAGGGATCTGCGGCCGCCCAGTTGTGAAGAGCTTCTGCCTTCACCCCTGCCAGCACTTTGCGATCCATTTCATTCACAGCGCTGTTTTCCACAGTCGCATCAGCCACCACGTTTTTTAGCACTTCAATCGCGGCGGATTTCATATCGGTGTTCAGGGCTTCGAACACAAAGTCCAAAGCCGAGTTTTGCATCTGCTGGGATTCTTCATCGTTAGGAGCAGTCTTTAACAAAGCCTCCAGGCTTTTCAGAAAGTCTTCGTCTTTTAGCAGACGTCGTTTGACGATCTTGTCAGGCTCAAGCAACAGGGCCTTGCGGCTCAGATCCGCATATTTCTTAAGATCTCTGGCCTGCTTGAATTCCTTAAACACCACCGGCATCGGCTGGGAAGAAGTAATCACGTCCATCGCAGCAGGTTTTGTCCCTGCTGCGATGGCGGTCTCTTTTTCAGTTTCAACGGGGTTTGCCGCCGGAGCTTCCTGAGTCGGAGCCGCTTGGGACTCCGTCTCTGGTTTGCTCTTTTCAGTCATCACGGTCAAACCCACACCCAGGACAGTTATCGCACCTGATAGCATCACTAGTGTTCTGATTCTCATTTGCCAAACACTCCACGGGTCATGTTGTTACGGAAGATGGTTCTGTTCATTTCCTTCGCACCGGCATTCTGGAAGAATGCCGATCCGTTCAGGTATCCATTGATCAGCACCACGTTTTTATGAGGCGCATTGGACTGAACAAACACGTTGTACACCTTACCGAAGTACTTGATCTCGTTGATGGAAACAATCGCATCCAGTGTTCCACCGCTTTGAACCAGGGACTCGCCAACTTTGAATTCTTCAGCCACTTTCATGGAACCGTCCTGGCTCAGGACCGGGTGATTTTTCGTCACACGCAGTTCACGACCGGACTTCATTTTGAAGACCAGAATCTCGTGGTCGCCGTCCACCAGCTCTGTCACCCACTGATCCACTTTGGTTTTCACAACCGCATTCTTGTTCAAAGAATCCGCGGACTGCATTGTACCAACATAAGGGGACTGGGAAGTCAGAGCATCAAAGAAGGACATGTATTTCAGCTTTTTGCTAACGACCTCTTCAGCCAGGATCTGTTGTTCTGGAGTCGCGCATGAAGACACGCACACTGTCGCCACGTAAGCCGTCGCAGGCATTGTACATGGAGCATTGGCTTTCTTCGGAGCGATCCATGCTTTTTCAGGACTGTATGCACGATCCATGAAGGTCGCATAGATTTCCTGACCCGCAGAACCCAAGCCCACTTTTTTACCACCGACAGTCACTGTCACATTGGCAAAGTTGGTCAGGAACTCCTTGATTACTGGCAACTCGTTTTGACATTTCACCATCCAGTCATAACGGCCTTTGGCTTCGGTATTGCTCAAGCTGTCGTGAGAACAGCGTCTAGCCACGTAGTCACGGCAGTACTTTTCCTCAACCCAGGCACCTGGAACCGCCACTTCGCTTTCCAACTGAACAGAGTGTTGGATACAAGCCATGGTCTTGGTCGTGACAACCTCACGGGTTTTAACAATCACACCAATTTGGTTTGCCGGACAGGTCGCAGATGAATTGGCTTCTTCGATGGTTGTTACAGAAGACTGGCTGCGAACCGCTTCAGGGTTTGCGTCACACAGACGCTCTTCCACTGGTTTCACCTGGTCCGCACAACGGCTGTCATCAACCGTCACACCTTTATCATCCACGCAGACAAAGATACGGTTCTGCTTGCCGCCACAATCCGCGGTACAAGCTGTGAACTTGTCAGTAGGAACATATTTGTAAACCGGACATTTACCGGCTTCTTTCATCGTGCCCTGACGAGTGTTAGAGCTGATGATCTGACCATCGGTACAAGTCTGATCCGAGATTTCATTATAAAGGTCAAAGAATCCTTCTTCATTGAAGGAACATTTCAATGGAACTTTCGTTTCACCTGTGATCACACCGGTTTTCACAGTGCCATGGGAACCGAAGCTGCCGCAACCCTCGTGACAAGTCACCTGGTTGTGAGTGCTGGAACCGGACAGAACACCGTTAGTACAAGTGCGGGATTCGCTGACGCTCGCGCAAGAACCCACTGGAGTCGAACTGGAATAAAGAACCTGGGAAGCCCCGTGCGCCAGCAGACTGCCATCAGGCAATTTACAAGACTGGCCTTCACAAGAACCTTCGTTGGTGATCTCTTTGGTACGAGACACTTCCACCCAGTTCAGTTTTTCAACCACAAGCTTACATTCTTCAACCACACGGTCACGGTAAGAAACAACCTTTTTACCATTCACACCGCAGGCCACTTCTTCAGAGCTCAGCTCACCCTGGGATTCACGTGTTGCACCCGCAACAGTACAAGCCATCGGATCCACTGGAACCTCTGGTTCCGGTTCAACATCAAGATCCTCGATCACTCGAATGGAATGATCCAAAGTCACCCAAGGTTCCTGATTGTCACCCAAATACAAAGTCGCCGTCACAGCATAAGTGCCCACCGCCTGATAAGCATGAGTCACAGACTGATTAGCCGCCGTACCACCGTCACCGAAGTTCCAGCGAACAGCACCGACTTTATTTACCAGACACACTGGCAGATAAACGTGCATCATCGTAGCAATTTTAACTTTCGCTTCGTTGGCACCGGAAATACGCAAGTCTTCCAAGCAGTCCATATCATCAATCACCGTCATCACGGTCACACGATGACTGGCCACTGTGACCTTGCCATCAGCATCAGTCACTGTGGCCTGAACCTGATATGTACCAACATTAAAGAAAGAGTGTTCAACTGTTCTGACGTTGCTGACAGTCGCAGTGCCGTCATTAAAGTTCCAAACGATGGACTGAGCATCCAAACCGGAAGGAATCACAAGTTCAAAACTCATAGGATTAAAAACAAAACCGGCTTGTGGCCCAGAGATCTTTAGATCCTCTTTCACAACCGTCGTCACCAAAGAAAGGGAGATATCTTCAGATCCAGCAGTTTTTTCCTGCGCCGTCACCACGTAGGTACCAGCCAACTTAAACGTCGACGTCATCCCGGACGAAGAAGTTTTAGTGCGACTGACCCCAGCCACCTTCCATGTGACATCAGAACTGCTGACGCAGTTCCCGGCCTGATCCAAGGAGTAGCTGACAGTGCTTCCTGCCTCTGTAGCTGATTTACCGACGATGCGAACGTCTTCACTGGATGCTTTTGAAAGCTGACCCGCACAATAGCTTGCCGCCTCCATAGTATCTGCTGAACCTTCACTCAAAGCGCTTTTCTGACATCCTGCTAGAACGACTAAACTCAGGGACAGTAAGACTCTTCCGTAGTTCATCGTGCGACTCCTTGCTTACGTTCATGTTTACAAGTCGCAACTAAAATCTCCATACTTTTACAACATTCGCGTCATAATGATTGAGCGTCTTATCAACGCTTTAGACACTTTAAAGAACATTTTTTGAATGTTCCTTTTTCTGTAAAATATTTGATCATTTCCCTCAGAGAAAAGCTTTAATCCCAATGCATCTTTCAACTGCGAAACCCACTGACAGAGACCTCAGTTGTTTCGGGATTCTTTAAAGAGAAAAGTCGACTGAAAACAATTGCCGGACTGAGGGCCTTAAGACTCTGCCCTTCAAAAATACATCGAAGGAAGATTGGTCAAAAGTGTCCAGGCGCAAGGCGGAGGGGTCCCTTTGAAGCGCAGGCGTGCTCCAAGCACGTCGGAGCGAAAAAGGTCCCCCGACAACGCAGTCGAATGGGCGCTTTTCACCAATCTATTTTTTCTTGAAGAAGCCTGAAACGACTTGCTTGAGGTCGACGTTGAACACGTCTTGTTTTTTATTGGCAGCCGCCAACACAGAGATTTCCCGACGAGCAGGAATGAAGGAAGGATCCAGTGCCACGCTCTTCTCGAAGGATTTGCGCGCGGCCACCATATCGCCTTTGGTTTTATTGAACAGACCAATCACAAACGGGAAAAGCGTGTCATAACGTTCATCCGGTGGAACCTGCATCAGCTCCAGTTCCACTTCTTTCAGAACGAAGTTCTTTTTGGCCACTTCGACCGAACCCAGTTTTGCCCAAGAGCTGTACAAGTGCAGCTGCTGGGTTTGAGGGTTCAGCTTACTCACCTCGGCAAGCAGCTCCAGCGCTTTCGCGAACTGGGTGTATTGCAGGGCTTTTTTAACTTCTTCCATCAAGGAATTGGCGCGAAGTTTTGCTTCAGCTTCATTTCTTTGAGTTGCCTGACGGATTTGATCGATTTTATTGGTGTCTTTGGAGGCGTTCATGGCGTCTTCCGCCAATGTGCGCACCTTTTGCCATTGGGTGTAGACTTCCGAAGCTGTATCGCCCGGCTCATCCCCCAGCAAAGTCATAAAGTCAGACAGCATGGATTCAGCAGAACCGCCCCCGGTCCCCGTTTCCATGTATGCCACGATTTCGTATGAGTTCTTGTTTTCAAGTTCAGCAGCGATCTTCTTGATGACTTTCAACTGCTCAGCCGGGCTTGCAAAGGCCGCACGCTGGGCAAAGACAATCAATCCTTTGGTTAAAAGGAAGTGGATGGCCTTATAGACCGCCACTTCATTATAACCTTTGATGTCCAGAAGCTGCGTCAGAGTGATCTGATTGTTCAGCTTCACCGGCAGGCCTTCCAGGGATTTCACCAAAGACATGCTCAGGGCCGGATGATCATCACGGAAAGTCGGACTTTTCACGATGATGTTACCGGACCACATCACATACAGGGACTTCAGCCAGTTAATAGAGATCTTGGAAGCGATCCAGTCATGCAGATAGTACGACAGACTGTCAGCATCGATACTTGGATTGCTCATCTCAACTTCCGCGGATGCAAAATTCACGCGGATTTTCTGATCAACAATCGTGCGCACCAGACGGATGTTCATTTGCTCCATCAGGATCAGATCAAAGGCATGGGGGCTTAGCTGGTTGTTCTGAATCAGATAGTCACCGATACGGCGGTTATTTTTAACACGCAGAGCCTCCTGCACGTCTTGCGGGGTCGCATAACCACTCTGGATCAGCATCTCCCCCAGGAAGGTGGTTTTGTCATCCACGTCCACACCCACGATATTCCCGTTACAGAACGAGATACCGGACACGGAACCATCGGCATTATAGATATTCAGATAACCACCGCTCTTGGTTTCCACCAGCAGAGAATACAGGAATGGCAAGTCAAAGCCGCTCACCTCTTCAATGGACTCAATCACCTTTCTTTTCTGGCGGTTGGTCACTGTTGGGTTGGCGAACATCTGATAAAGCAGCTTACGCGCGCTGGATTCTTCGCGGCGTGGAGCCTCTTCTTTTTTCACGATTTTCAGCACCTGCTCCATATCGAATGGCTTTTTCATGAAAGCCACGGCCTGGGTGCTTTGAGTCGCTTCCTGAATGAAGGATTTGTCGGTATAAATACCGCTCATCAGAACGACTTTGAATTTGGCATTGGGATAATTGGCGCGGGCTTGTTTGATGAAATCAAGGCCCGTCATCTGTGGCAGCAAGCAGTCACAGAACAGGAATTCGATATTGGAATTGCTGGCGAAAATGCTATTGGCCTCGTCCGGACGGGACGCGACAAAAACGGCGTGGCCAGCGCGGCTTAAAATTTCTTTTAAGGCCGATCTGACCGACTCGTCGTCTTCCAATATCAAGATCTTAGATTTGCCTGATTCCACGCTTCCTTGTCGGCTCTAAAGGCCCTTCCATTTAGGATAAAAGCAAAAAGCGGGGCTGTTATACAGCACCCGCCCCAAGAACTGGACCTTTGTCGGTGGATTACTTCTTAATAAATTTGAAATACTTCGACTCAATGACGTCCATTTCCATTTCGTTCCCCTCTTCATCTTTTACGGATGCTGGAGGATTCACGTTGCCTTCGCTGAACTCTGTCCCATAACGGAACAGGACGTTCTTTTCAGACCCGGAGTCATCGTTGTAATAAGGGACAAAGAATGAGCTCACTTTGCCGGAAGCTGGCAGGAAGCCATCAACCATGTTGATCTGATCCACAATCACCTTCGGGCAATTGCTGAAGCTGATTTGAGCCGGGCCCGCTGTGCCCATCCACTTGATCCATTCACGGATACCGCAGGAGTTGATGCTCTTCAGTCCGCTCAGCTCCACTTCAATCTGTGGATTGCCGCCAAGGCTGAACTGAGAAAAATCAACGTCCTCATCAATAGTGCCTGCCATCTGGACAGTCAGCTTATCTGCGGCTTTGTTCATTTTCACATCGAGTTTACCCATAGTTCCAATCTCCTCGTTCGCAAAATCTAACTTTAACTAAGACCTTCATTTTTCACTACAAAAAACGTGACGTCATCGATTAAGGGCGCGCCTTGACGATGGGCTTGGAAGCTCATCGCGAAACGCTCTACCGAGTCATTTACGCCCGGGAAATC is from Bdellovibrio bacteriovorus str. Tiberius and encodes:
- a CDS encoding MBL fold metallo-hydrolase, whose protein sequence is MSVQAGESWSYNKYKFHGLSLSGIRTAISMPELSLSFDVAQGYPFLINLKQFFISHGHLDHAAGIPYIISQKAMNSMPPGKFYMPGTLVEPLDKIMKLWEQIENHQYKYEFIPVKADDEIPLNPQAFIKVFPTTHRIESYGYTLFEVHKKLKKEYLGLKQDEIVDLRRQGLEVNETTNIPVVSFTGDTQIEFLDSRPWVRQSKVLIMESTYLDDKKSVEHARTWGHTHIDEIIPRLKDIESEKIVIIHASSRYSDKEALRLLQEKIPAEYRDRVELFPGR
- a CDS encoding phospholipase D-like domain-containing protein → MESWSQVQIFHSGDDFFLSLSQDIRQARRSVTIESYIFAEDKLTKAILQELTNARERGCTVKIVVDGFGSYTTIPYLDRFCTDNGLELRVFHPLPYPLIWAHQFVLKYSWRGSLLFKRLNRRTHRKIAIVDEKRAYLGSMNFTQEHCASFVGDKAWRDTGVWVEGEPVKRLVLAFQISYLRTFMKGLLTWVGRWRINEDIAHSVLRLNTTQRTRKKLYRDLLRRISHAENRIYLTTAYFLPRRSLLRALLKAAHRGVDVQLLIPGKSDVPMVKWAAFYIVRLLIQRQIPIFEYQKSILHAKTMIIDNEAFVGSFNLNHRSILHDLEVEVILKDPALLQNMLEQWHMDIENSKPASEKDFATPSWLTRILYKIAFRLRYML
- a CDS encoding ATP/GTP-binding protein translates to MNSYVKVAITGGPSGGKTTLIEALKKELGQRCAIVPEAASILYRGGFPRYKDPQTVVHAQKAIYATQFELEAMISYVSQKSLIVCDRGSLDSAAYWPTSLGSDFFTSMNTTKEKELARYDWVIHLDTAAADDYDGSNPIRTETYQEAWDLNDRIKNAWDGHPRRVVITHNADFLSKMTTSLAVIKAIMAHKSAEEIKKELL
- a CDS encoding SGNH/GDSL hydrolase family protein, encoding MKSTLLIFTVLLSCSSAFAEGPSRVLLLGDSHAYGRYGSVLDAHFRKGDTQVTSLSSCGSSPSTWTTSSENFKSTNCGFWKKNAKGQETRVTSHRLPSFGEELAATKPDLTVITLGTNFLASPGNIKSEKAHVEKMMKQIHAAGSACIWVGPPDLKKDPFKKNLELGVKELKSWADANNCQFIDSTKLTKYPGGKSDGIHYGPKDSATWGESVVKEISKLKVHPPAKAAAPKGAEAQKKTGTK
- a CDS encoding GNAT family N-acetyltransferase — encoded protein: MKSAKFFPLPPADIHFGHSGISVRKQDARHAKIVFEKVQAQKERLQEFLSWPVQINSLKDQTNFSQKADMLWAAGQAYHFQIFKDEEFAGAISIHSLNYLARSFEFGYWVDSESEGKGLVKESLQILMMAMADRGWKQVKIRTTHRNIRSQKVAEKIGMTPDSQTEHFKTYSKALNPRS